A single window of Nakaseomyces glabratus chromosome G, complete sequence DNA harbors:
- the PXR1 gene encoding telomerase inhibitor (CAGL0G00264g~Ortholog(s) have enzyme activator activity, telomerase inhibitor activity, role in box C/D snoRNA 3'-end processing, negative regulation of telomere maintenance via telomerase and nucleolus, nucleoplasm localization) translates to MGLAAVKTRQKFGLDPRNTAWSNDQSRFGHKHLMRFGWQPGQGLGTQPVQSMKTHIKVSIKDDNLGLGAKLKKNKGDKIDEFDNGECAGLDVFQRILGRLNGKETEVNKELEIQRKDKILNGKWGVHFVKGDTLASTWDPKTKKLLSYSQMEKDSSSDEESDDDEDEKKKHKIEKKEAKKSKKRKRDSESDSESKKKKKSKKDKKEKKSKKDKKNKKEKESKKDKKSKHKKDKKQEIRTASIESSTSATSIPESVSTRLSVRSKWIKQKRAAVMDSKALNEIFMVTGN, encoded by the coding sequence ATGGGTTTGGCAGCTGTGAAGACAAGGCAGAAGTTTGGGCTGGATCCCAGGAACACTGCGTGGAGTAATGACCAGTCCAGGTTTGGACACAAGCACTTGATGCGCTTTGGATGGCAACCGGGCCAGGGTCTGGGCACCCAGCCCGTGCAGTCCATGAAGACACATATCAAGGTCTCTATAAAGGATGACAACCTCGGTCTGGGCGCAAAGctgaagaaaaacaaaGGTGATAAGATCGATGAGTTTGATAACGGTGAGTGTGCAGGCCTCGATGTGTTTCAACGTATTCTTGGTAGATTGAACGGTAAAGAGACTGAGGTTAACAAAGAGCTTGAAATACAGCGCAAGGACAAGATTTTAAATGGTAAATGGGGTGTGCACTTTGTTAAAGGTGATACCTTGGCTAGTACTTGGGATCCGAAGACAAAGAAACTTCTGAGTTACTCGCAGATGGAAAAGGATTCATCGTCTGATGAGGAAAGCgacgatgatgaagatgagaagaagaaacatAAAATAGAGAAGAAGGAGGCAAAGAAATCTAAGAAACGTAAGCGTGATTCAGAATCGGATTCAGAatcgaagaagaagaagaagagtaagaaggacaaaaaggaaaaaaagagtaagaaggataagaagaataagaaagagaaagaaagcaagaaagataagaaaagcaaacacaagaaagacaaaaaaCAAGAGATACGGACTGCTTCGATTGAATCCAGTACGTCAGCTACATCTATACCTGAATCAGTGTCTACAAGATTGTCAGTCCGTTCGAAATGGATCAAACAAAAGCGTGCTGCTGTTATGGACTCTAAGGctttgaatgaaatttttaTGGTTACAGGTAATTAG
- the ERV29 gene encoding protein ERV29 (CAGL0G00176g~Ortholog(s) have COPII adaptor activity, role in ER to Golgi vesicle-mediated transport and COPII-coated ER to Golgi transport vesicle, endoplasmic reticulum, plasma membrane localization), whose amino-acid sequence MSSYMSHRRAGDAGIPTSRNPQASNFTPMNTTPSYPNIRKFPGQSSNGFEDLKQKAEKFAEKVEDLTTHPIVHQISPYVPSISRFFIVATFYEDSFRILTQWSDQVFYLHKWKHYPYILVVLFLLIVTICMLGGATLLVLRKHTNYATGVLCGCIIMQALVYGLFSGSAFVLRNISVIGGLLIAFSDSIVRNKTTFAMLPELNSKDDQTKGYLLLAGRMLIVIMFIAFTFSKSIITILITVVCTVCFAIGYKTKFASIMLGFILTFYNVTLNNYWFYDNSKRDFLKYEFYQNLSIIGGLLLVTNTGAGELSVDSKKRIY is encoded by the coding sequence ATGTCGTCTTATATGTCTCATAGAAGAGCTGGTGATGCCGGTATCCCAACTAGCAGGAACCCGCAAGCTAGCAATTTCACTCCAATGAATACAACTCCAAGCTATCCAAATATTCGCAAATTTCCTGGTCAAAGTTCTAACGGATTTGAAGACCTAAAGCAGAAAGCTGAGAAGTTTGCTGAAAAGGTGGAGGATTTGACTACACATCCTATAGTGCACCAGATCAGTCCTTATGTTCCTAGCATTTCTCGGTTCTTTATTGTGGCCACTTTTTATGAGGATTCATTCCGTATTCTTACACAATGGTCTGACCAAGTATTTTATCTACACAAATGGAAGCACTATCCATATATActtgttgttttgtttttgttaaTTGTTACTATCTGTATGTTGGGTGGTGCTACTTTGTTGGTTTTGAGAAAGCATACCAACTATGCAACTGGTGTTTTATGTGGATGTATTATCATGCAAGCTCTTGTCTATGGTTTATTCTCTGGTTCGGCCTTTGTGTTGAGAAACATCAGTGTCATTGGTGGCTTGCTAATCGCCTTCAGTGACTCTATTGTCAGAAATAAGACCACATTTGCGATGTTACCTGAATTGAACAGCAAAGATGATCAAACTAAGGGCTACCTATTACTGGCTGGTCGTATGTTAATTGTTATTATGTTTATTGCCTTCACTTTCAGCAAGTCTATAATCACTATTCTGATTACCGTTGTCTGCACGGTGTGCTTTGCTATCGGTTACAAGACCAAGTTTGCCTCCATAATGCTGGGTTTCATTTTGACTTTCTACAACGTTACTTTGAACAACTACTGGTTCTACGACAACAGCAAGAGGGATTTCTTGAAGTACGAGTTTTATCAGAATTTGAGCATCATTGGCGGTCTGCTACTAGTCACCAACACCGGTGCTGGCGAACTATCTGTTGATTCGAAGAAGCGTATTTACTGA
- the GAS1 gene encoding GAS1 (CAGL0G00286g~Putative glycoside hydrolase of the Gas/Phr family; predicted GPI-anchor) — MQYSLVSFIIAATLLLSSVMADDLPAIEIKGNKFFFSNNGSQFYMKGIAYQADTANVTGGATINDPLADWDTCSRDIPYLQQLATNVIRVYAVNTSLDHSRCMNALNDAGIYVIADLSSPKVSVNRKSPSWDLEIFDRYKSVVDMFANYSNVLGFFAGNEVTNDATNTDASAFVKAAIRDTKSYIKEKGYRGIPVGYSSNDDADTRVDIADYFACGDDAERADFYGINMYEWCGNSTFQKSGYADRTKEFANLSIPLFFSEYGCNEVQPREFTEVQALYGPDMTDVWSGGIVYMYFQEANNYGLVSIDGSSVKTLEDFNYYSKEIHSISPSSVNSKTYTPTATSLACPSTNQYWKAATNLPPTPQLDLCECMDAANSCIVQDDVDEDDYQDLFSYLCGKIDCGGITGNGTTGKYGSYSFCSPKEKLNFVLNLYYNAQGGSKSNCDFSGSATLRSGTTQAGCASALKEIGSVGTNSATDSVTFSGGSTGTSKASATGSNSSKSGSSKSGSSTSSSAKSSSSGKSNKKSNSSSSVQVGLYQLLFSAFITLGAVAGAGFALI; from the coding sequence ATGCAATACAGTCTGGTTTCTTTCATAATAGCTGCTACATTGCTGTTGTCGTCAGTTATGGCTGATGACCTGCCGGCTATTGAGATCAAGGGTAACAAGTTCTTTTTCTCCAATAACGGTTCCCAATTCTACATGAAGGGTATCGCTTACCAAGCTGATACCGCTAACGTCACAGGCGGTGCCACCATCAACGACCCATTGGCCGACTGGGACACCTGTTCCAGAGATATTCCATACTTGCAACAACTAGCTACTAACGTCATCCGTGTCTACGCCGTCAACACTTCCTTGGACCACTCCAGATGTATGAACGCTCTGAACGATGCCGGTATCTACGTCATTGCCGATTTGTCCTCTCCAAAGGTTTCCGTCAACAGAAAGTCTCCTTCCTGGGACTTGGAAATCTTCGACCGTTACAAGTCCGTTGTTGACATGTTCGCTAACTACTCCAACGTTCTAGGTTTCTTCGCAGGTAACGAGGTTACCAACGATGCCACCAACACTGACGCTTCCGCTTTCGTTAAGGCCGCCATTAGAGACACCAAGTCCTACATCAAGGAAAAGGGTTACAGAGGTATCCCAGTTGGTTACTCTTCTAACGATGACGCCGACACCAGAGTTGACATCGCTGATTACTTCGCTTGTGGTGACGACGCTGAAAGAGCTGACTTCTACGGTATTAACATGTACGAATGGTGTGGTAACTCTACTTTCCAAAAGTCTGGTTACGCTGACAGAACCAAGGAATTCGCCAACTTGTCCATCCCATTGTTCTTCTCCGAATACGGTTGTAACGAAGTTCAACCAAGAGAGTTCACTGAAGTTCAAGCACTATACGGCCCTGATATGACTGATGTCTGGTCCGGTGGTATTGTCTACATGTATTTCCAAGAAGCAAACAACTACGGTTTGGTTAGCATCGATGGCTCTAGTGTTAAGACTTTGGAAGATTTCAACTACTACTCTAAAGAAATCCACTCCATCTCCCCATCCTCAGTAAACTCCAAGACTTACACTCCAACCGCAACCTCTTTGGCTTGCCCATCTACTAACCAATACTGGAAGGCTGCCACTAACTTGCCACCAACCCCACAACTAGATCTATGTGAATGTATGGATGCTGCTAACTCTTGTATTGTTCAAGATGATGTCGATGAAGACGACTACCAAGATTTGTTCTCCTACTTGTGTGGTAAGATTGACTGTGGTGGTATTACTGGTAACGGTACCACCGGTAAGTACGGTTCTTACTCTTTCTGCTCTCCAAAGGAAAAGCTAAACTTCGTTCTAAACCTATACTACAACGCCCAAGGTGGTTCCAAGTCTAACTGTGACTTCAGTGGTTCTGCTACATTGAGAAGTGGAACTACCCAAGCTGGTTGTGCCTCTGCCTTGAAGGAAATTGGTAGCGTCGGTACTAACTCTGCTACCGATTCTGTTACTTTCTCTGGTGGCTCTACTGGTACTTCCAAGGCATCTGCTACCGGCTCTAACTCTTCCAAGTCCGGCTCAAGCAAATCCGGCTCTTCTACAAGTTCTTCTGCTAAGAGCTCTTCCTCTGGTAAGAGTAACAAGAAGTCTAACAGCTCTAGCTCCGTCCAAGTTGGTCTATACCAACTTCTTTTCTCAGCTTTCATCACATTAGGTGCAGTCGCCGGTGCTGGTTTCGCTCTTATTTAA
- the ZUO1 gene encoding zuotin (CAGL0G00154g~Ortholog(s) have ribosome binding activity and role in 'de novo' cotranslational protein folding, rRNA processing, regulation of translational fidelity, ribosomal subunit export from nucleus, translational frameshifting), translated as MFTLPALTRDITVEVNTSAQKSSAVRRPIEPVGKYFMHHAQRTLRNHTWSEFEKLQAEQNVKKVDESNVDPDEALFDQEIADVSLLTHDPRDWKTADLYAAMGLSKLRFRATENQIIKSHRKQVVKYHPDKQSAHGAGLDQDGFFKIIQKSFETLTDVTKRRQYDSCDFNADVLPPKKGTDYDFYEAWGPVFEAEARFSKKTPVPSLGDAKSTKKEVEAFYSFWHRFDSWRTFEFLDEDVPDDSSNRDHKRYIERKNKAARDKKKTADNARLVKLVERALSEDPRIKQFKEEEKKEKERKKWEKEAGSRAEAEAKAKAEAEAKAKAEAEAQEAALAKADKKKAKEAAKAAKKKNKRAIRNLPKESDYFGDSDKASAIDEQVGLIVDSIVDEELVEIAGKIKASPADGKVVLQEAAKKLSDSGKLPASLLSYFI; from the coding sequence ATGTTTACGTTACCAGCTTTAACCAGGGACATAACCGTTGAAGTCAATACGTCAGCACAAAAGTCCAGTGCTGTTCGTCGCCCAATCGAACCAGTGGGCAAGTACTTTATGCACCATGCTCAAAGAACATTGAGAAATCACACATGGtctgaatttgaaaaactgcAAGCTGAACAAAACGTCAAGAAAGTTGATGAATCTAATGTGGACCCGGACGAAGCTCTATTTGATCAAGAGATTGCTGATGTGAGCTTGCTGACACATGATCCAAGAGATTGGAAAACAGCTGATTTATATGCAGCTATGGGTCTTTCAAAACTACGTTTTAGAGCCACAGAAAATCAAATTATCAAGTCCCACAGAAAACAAGTTGTGAAGTACCACCCTGATAAGCAATCTGCTCACGGTGCTGGGCTAGATCAAGATGGTTTCTTTAAAATCATTCAGAAATCCTTTGAGACATTAACTGATGTTACTAAGAGACGTCAATATGACTCATGTGACTTTAACGCGGATGTGTTACCACCAAAGAAAGGTACTGACTATGATTTCTATGAAGCATGGGGTCCTGTCTTCGAAGCCGAGGCCCGTTTTTCTAAGAAAACACCAGTTCCAAGTTTAGGTGATGCTAAGTCTaccaagaaagaagttgaagcaTTTTACTCATTTTGGCATAGATTTGATTCTTGGAGAACATTCGAATTTTTGGATGAGGATGTCCCAGATGACTCTTCTAACAGAGATCACAAGCGTTACATTGAGAGAAAGAACAAAGCTGCCAGGgataagaagaagaccGCCGATAATGCTAGATTGGTTAAATTGGTTGAAAGAGCATTGAGTGAGGATCCACGTATCAAGCAATTCAAGGAAgaggagaagaaagaaaaggaaagaaagaaatggGAAAAGGAAGCAGGTAGCAGGGCCGAAGCTGAGGCTAAGGCTAAGGCTGAAGCTGAGGCTAAGGCTAAGGCTGAAGCTGAAGCTCAGGAAGCGGCTCTTGCTAAAGCTgataagaagaaagcaaaagaaGCTGCAAAAGCtgcaaagaagaagaacaagagagCTATCCGTAATTTGCCAAAGGAAAGCGATTACTTCGGTGACTCTGATAAGGCTTCTGCCATTGACGAGCAAGTTGGTTTGATTGTTGACTCTATTGTTGACGAAGAATTAGTTGAAATTGCTGGCAAGATCAAGGCCAGTCCTGCCGACGGCAAAGTAGTGCTACAAGAAGCTGCTAAGAAGTTGTCTGATTCTGGCAAGCTTCCTGCCTCTTTGCTCTCTTACTTTATTTAG
- the YOR1 gene encoding ATP-binding cassette transporter YOR1 (CAGL0G00242g~Putative ABC transporter involved in multidrug efflux; gene is upregulated in azole-resistant strain) yields the protein MLRKDSAAAGSGGDSDSYDQEHKRVSTSSESPQGSTAGKAKTASPVQDYDLDADSDEISILTSGEYRVCRNKPQTYLNSNDIEKVTQSDIYPQKRLFSFLHSKKIPEVPQRDEERKIYPLFHANILSNIFLWWVIPIVKIGYKRTIQPNDLFKMDKRMSIEVMFKDFEDNMDYYFEKARKQYKEKNPDTTPEEVLENATLKKFTVLRALFFTFKKQYSWAVLLAILANCASGFNPMLTKRLIRFVEEKAFYPPLHVNKGVGYAIGACVMLLFNGILFNHFFHASQVTGIQARSVLIKAAMKKMFKASGYAKHKFPNGKVTSFVTTDLSRLEFALSFQPFLAGFPAILAICIVQLIVNLGTISLAGVGVFVGGFCISLFAFKWILGLRIAANIFTDQRVTMMREVLSNMKMVKFYAWEDAYEKNIQDIRTKEISRVRRMQMLRNFLIAMAMSLPNIASLITFLSMYKVNNEARENPAKVFSSLSLFQVLSLQMFFLPIAIATGIDMVLGLNRFQELLEAPESSDPFNPDSLINQIHKNEKQLDAESEIALAMKDASFEWEDYELNDADEEKKKEQLGNKNKKDTNKDNKNQVIVDAIGEEDNERSTSNGEGTKTFTKFSNLNFEIKKGEFIMITGPIGTGKSSLLNAMAGFMPQTTGELDINGHMLLCGYPWIQNATVRDNIIFGSPYDREKYKEVIRVCSLQADIDILPAGDMTEIGERGITLSGGQKARINLARSVYKNKDIYLFDDVLSAVDSRVGKHIMDECFLQTLQSKTRILATHQLSLIEKADRVIVLSTNGSVDIGTVEELKTRNQTLINLLQFSSEKKDDEEEVEGDEYEVTEDPLKLEMSELEKEITRKSMAKEGLTMTKEERAVNSIGWKVYKEYIDSAVGKWGIIIIPLYGVMIMFTTFCNLFSSVWLSYWTENKFKNRSTSFYMGLYSFFVFGGYLFMNIQFTMLCMMGIMASKWLNLKAVKRILHAPMSYLDTTPLGRILNRFTKDTDSLDNELTENIRLMMSQFANIIGVCVLCIVYLPWFAIAIPFLLLVFVLIADHYQSAGREIKRLEAIQRSFVYNNLIEVLGGMDTIKAYKSQDRYMTKMDFLINKMNEVSYMVVSVQRWVAIFLDMIAVAFALIISLLCVTRQFHISPSAVGVLLTYVLQLPGLLNTVLRALTQTENDMNSAERLVTYATELPQEAAYRKSDYSPPDNWPTNGEVIFEDVSFAYRPGLPTVLKNVNLSIAGGEKIGICGRTGAGKSTIMTALYRLNELTSGRIFIDGIDTFKLGLYDLRRKLSIIPQDPVLFRGTIRKNLDPFNEFSDDSLWNSLIRGGAIEKDDLEDIKHQKPDKNGSYNNMHKFHLDQIVEEDGANFSLGERQVLALTRALVRQSKILILDEATSSVDYETDGKIQTRIATEFQDCTILCIAHRLKTILNYDRILVLEKGEVAEFDKPEILFNNEKSIFRSMCDRSGITVDDFPKK from the coding sequence atgCTCAGGAAAGACTCAGCCGCTGCGGGATCAGGTGGCGACTCGGACAGCTATGACCAGGAGCACAAGCGTGTGTCCACGTCCAGCGAGTCTCCTCAGGGGAGCACCGCTGGGAAGGCCAAGACGGCCTCGCCGGTGCAGGATTACGATCTAGACGCCGACTCGGACGAGATTTCTATTCTGACGTCCGGGGAGTACAGAGTGTGCCGGAACAAGCCACAGACGTATCTGAACTCCAACGACATAGAGAAGGTGACGCAGTCCGATATATACCCTCAGAAGCGTTTGTTCTCTTTCTTACACTCCAAAAAGATACCGGAAGTGCCCCAGCGCGACGAAGAGCGGAAAATATACCCTCTATTCCACGCAAACATACTGTCAAACATTTTCCTGTGGTGGGTGATACCAATTGTGAAGATAGGTTACAAGAGAACCATCCAACCGAATGACTTGTTTAAAATGGATAAACGGATGTCCATAGAGGTCATGTTCAAGGACTTCGAAGATAACATGGATTACTACTTCGAGAAAGCAAGAAAACAATACAAGGAAAAAAACCCTGACACCACCCCTGAAGAAGTGCTAGAGAATGCCACTTTAAAGAAATTCACTGTGCTTAGAGCCTTATTTTTCACGTTTAAGAAACAATACTCTTGGGCTGTGCTATTGGCAATACTGGCCAACTGTGCATCTGGTTTCAACCCCATGCTGACAAAGAGACTGATCAGGTTCGTGGAAGAAAAAGCCTTCTACCCTCCATTACATGTGAATAAAGGTGTCGGTTACGCCATCGGTGCTTGTGTAATGTTACTATTCAATGGGATCCTATTCAATCATTTTTTCCACGCCTCTCAAGTTACTGGTATCCAGGCGAGATCAGTGCTGATCAAAGCTgctatgaaaaaaatgttCAAAGCTAGTGGGTACGCTAAACATAAATTCCCAAATGGTAAAGTTACCTCTTTTGTTACTACAGATTTATCGAGACTAGAATTTGCCTTGTCATTCCAACCGTTCTTGGCTGGTTTCCCAGCCATCTTGGCAATTTGTATTGTCCAGTTGATAGTTAACTTGGGGACTATCTCTCTTGCAGGTGTAGGTGTATTTGTTGGTGGTTTCTGTATTTCCTTATTTGCATTCAAATGGATTTTGGGGCTAAGAATCGCAGCCAATATTTTCACAGACCAAAGAGTTACAATGATGAGAGAAGTCTTATCAAATATGAAGATGGTTAAATTTTATGCATGGGAAGATGCTTACGAGAAGAATATACAAGATATTAGAACTAAGGAGATCTCGCGAGTCAGAAGGATGCAGATGTTAAGAAACTTTCTGATTGCAATGGCAATGTCGTTACCAAATATTGCATCACTAATTACTTTCCTATCCATGTACAAAGTCAACAATGAGGCAAGAGAAAATCCAGCAAAGGTTTTCTCCTCCTTGTCATTATTTCAAGTCCTATCCCTACAAATGTTTTTCTTACCAATTGCTATTGCAACAGGTATTGATATGGTTTTAGGTTTAAACAGATTCCAAGAATTATTAGAAGCACCAGAAAGTTCGGACCCATTTAACCCTGATAGTTTGATTAATCAAATCcataaaaatgaaaagcAGCTAGATGCAGAGAGTGAGATTGCACTAGCAATGAAAGATGCTTCTTTTGAATGGGAAGACTATGAATTAAACGATGCAgatgaagagaaaaagaaagaacaactaGGCAACAAGAATAAAAAGGATACCAATAAGgataataaaaatcaaGTTATTGTTGATGCTATTGGAGAGgaagataatgaaagaTCCACTAGCAACGGTGAAGGAACTAAAACTTTTACTAAGTTCTCAAACTTgaattttgaaatcaaaaaggGAGAGTTTATAATGATAACAGGTCCAATAGGTACAGGTAAATCGTCATTGTTGAATGCAATGGCCGGGTTTATGCCACAAACAACAGGCGAGTTGGATATTAATGGTCATATGTTACTTTGTGGATACCCATGGATTCAAAATGCCACTGTTAGGgacaatattatatttggtTCTCCTTATGACAGAGAGAAGTATAAGGAAGTTATAAGGGTGTGCTCTTTGCAGGCCGATATAGATATTTTACCAGCAGGTGATATGACAGAAATTGGTGAGCGTGGTATTACTCTTTCTGGTGGTCAAAAGGCGCGTATCAATCTTGCTAGAAGTGTCtacaaaaacaaagatatttatttattcgACGATGTTCTCAGTGCTGTTGACTCTAGAGTGGGGAAGCATATTATGGATGAATGCTTCCTACAAACCTTACAAAGCAAAACCAGAATCCTAGCGACACATCAACTATCGTTAATTGAAAAAGCTGATAGAGTGATTGTTTTAAGCACTAATGGTTCTGTTGACATAGGTACCGTTGAAGAACTAAAAACGAGAAATCAAACACTTATAAATCTACTACAATTTTCCTCTGAAAAGaaggatgatgaagaagaagtggAGGGCGACGAATATGAGGTTACTGAGGATCCTTTAAAACTTGAGATGTCTGAgcttgaaaaagaaatcaccAGAAAGTCAATGGCAAAAGAAGGTCTAACTATGACAAAAGAAGAACGTGCTGTAAACAGTATTGGCTGGAAAGTATACAAGGAGTACATTGACTCAGCTGTTGGTAAATGGGGCATAATCATAATACCACTATATGGTGTAATGATTATGTTTACTACATTCTGTAATTTATTCTCATCCGTTTGGTTATCTTACTGGACAGAAAATAAGTTTAAGAATAGATCAACAAGCTTTTACATGGGTCTCTATTCgttctttgtttttggtGGTTATTTATTTATGAATATACAGTTTACTATGCTATGCATGATGGGTATTATGGCTTCAAAATGGTTAAATTTAAAGGCTGTTAAAAGAATTTTACATGCTCCAATGTCATATCTCGATACCACTCCGTTGGGTAGAATCTTAAACAGATTCACCAAGGATACCGACAGTTTGGATAATGAATTAACTGAAAATATTCGTTTAATGATGTCACAATTCGCTAACATCATAGGTGTTTGTGTTTTATGCATAGTTTACCTACCTTGGTTTGCCATCGCAATACCATTCTTATTGCTCGTTTTTGTATTAATAGCTGATCATTATCAGAGTGCTGGAAGAGAAATCAAAAGACTGGAAGCTATTCAAAGATCTTTTGTGTATAACAACCTTATTGAGGTTTTGGGTGGTATGGATACGATTAAAGCCTATAAAAGTCAGGACAGATATATGACCAAGATGGACTTCTTGATCAATAAAATGAACGAAGTAAGTTATATGGTTGTATCAGTACAGAGATGGGTTGCCATTTTTCTTGACATGATTGCTGTTGCATTTGCTTTAATTATCTCTTTGCTATGTGTTACTAGACAATTCCACATATCTCCATCAGCTGTGGGTGTTTTGCTGACCTATGTATTACAATTACCTGGTCTATTAAACACTGTCTTACGTGCTCTTACTCAAACTGAAAATGATATGAATAGTGCAGAAAGATTAGTAACATATGCAACTGAATTACCCCAAGAAGCTGCCTATAGAAAATCGGATTACTCCCCACCAGATAATTGGCCTACTAATGGTGAAGTgatatttgaagatgtAAGCTTCGCTTATAGGCCAGGTCTACCAACTGTTCTGAAAAATGTGAACTTATCAATTGCAGGTGGGGAAAAAATTGGTATTTGTGGTAGAACAGGTGCTGGTAAATCTACTATTATGACAGCTTTGTACAGGCTGAATGAGCTTACAAGTGGTAGGATATTCATTGACGGAATTGACACTTTTAAGTTAGGTTTGTATGACTTGCGTAGAAAGCTGTCTATTATACCCCAAGACCCCGTTTTATTTAGAGGTACTATTAGAAAGAATTTGGATCCCTTCAATGAATTTTCCGATGATTCCTTGTGGAACTCATTGATTAGAGGTGGTGCAATTGAAAAGGATGATTTGGAGGATATTAAACATCAAAAACCTGATAAGAATGGTTCTTACAATAATATGCACAAATTTCATCTTGATCAAATTGTCGAAGAAGATGGTGCAAACTTTTCTCTAGGTGAAAGACAAGTACTAGCATTAACAAGGGCATTAGTTAGACAATCTAAGATTCTAATTTTAGATGAGGCTACATCTTCTGTTGATTACGAGACTGATGGAAAAATCCAAACTCGTATTGCTACAGAATTCCAGGACTGTACAATCCTATGTATTGCGCACAGGTTGAAAACCATTTTAAATTATGATCGTATTCTAGTTTTGGAGAAGGGTGAGGTAGCAGAATTCGATAAACCtgaaattttattcaataatgaaaaaagtaTTTTCAGAAGTATGTGTGACAGATCTGGCATAACTGTAGATGACTttccaaaaaaatag
- the BGL2 gene encoding glucan 1,3-beta-glucosidase (CAGL0G00220g~Ortholog(s) have 1,3-beta-glucanosyltransferase activity, glucan endo-1,3-beta-D-glucosidase activity), producing the protein MRFSTVAALAFGASQVAAIGELAFNLGVKNNDGTCKTTNDYENDLKVLKSYTSTVKVYAASDCNTLENLGPAAEAEGFNIFLGIWPNDEAHFQAEKNALSSFLPNLKSSTIAGFLVGSEALYRDDLTASQLADKINDIRNYVSNIKDSQGNSYSGKQVGTVDSWNVLVAGYNAPVITASDFVMANAFSYWQGQTMQNASYSFFDDIMQALQTIQGVKGSTDITFWVGETGWPTDGTNFEASYPSVDNAKQFWKEGICAMRAWGVNVIVFEAFDEDWKPNTSGTSDVEKHWGVWTSGDNLKYSLDCSFN; encoded by the coding sequence ATGCGTTTCAGTACTGTTGCAGCTTTAGCATTTGGTGCCTCCCAGGTTGCTGCCATCGGTGAGTTGGCTTTCAACCTTGGTGTCAAGAACAATGACGGTACCTGTAAGACTACTAACGACTACGAAAACGATCTGAAGGTCTTGAAGAGCTACACTTCCACTGTCAAGGTGTATGCTGCTTCAGACTGTAACACTTTGGAAAACTTGGGTCCTGCTGCCGAGGCTGAAGGTTTCAACATCTTCTTGGGTATCTGGCCAAACGATGAGGCTCACTTCCAAGCTGAGAAGAACGCTCTGTCCAGTTTCTTGCCTAACTTGAAGTCCTCCACCATCGCCGGTTTCTTGGTCGGTTCCGAAGCTCTATACCGTGACGACTTGACCGCCTCCCAACTGGCTGACAAGATCAACGACATCAGAAACTATGTCTCCAACATCAAAGACTCTCAAGGTAACTCCTACTCCGGTAAGCAAGTCGGTACCGTCGACTCCTGGAATGTCTTGGTCGCTGGTTACAACGCCCCAGTCATCACTGCCAGTGACTTCGTCATGGCTAACGCTTTCTCCTACTGGCAAGGTCAAACTATGCAAAACGCTTCTTACTCTTTCTTCGACGACATTATGCAAGCTTTGCAAACCATCCAAGGTGTTAAGGGCTCTACTGACATCACTTTCTGGGTCGGTGAAACTGGCTGGCCAACCGATGGTACTAACTTCGAAGCCTCTTACCCATCTGTCGACAACGCTAAGCAATTCTGGAAGGAAGGTATCTGTGCTATGAGAGCCTGGGGTGTTAACGTCATCGTTTTTGAAGCATTCGATGAAGACTGGAAGCCAAACACCTCTGGTACTTCTGATGTTGAAAAGCACTGGGGTGTCTGGACCTCTGGTGACAACTTGAAGTACTCTTTGGACTGTAGCTTCAACTAA